Proteins found in one Methanospirillum hungatei JF-1 genomic segment:
- a CDS encoding F420-dependent methylenetetrahydromethanopterin dehydrogenase, protein MVVKVGIAKLGNIASGVMAELLLDERADREDMQTFMATSGTKLQPEDIDRVVTNMKAWGPDFCIVVSPNGVLPGPKGAREALAAAGIPCVVITDDITTKKEEWEALKASEFGYVIMKGDSMIGARREFLDPIEMADYNGNLIKVLSITGAFRKLQVALDEVIDQVKAGKKGKDLALPKLVMTSDKAVEGEFSNPYAYAKARAAYEIAQAVAGVNVKGCFMTKGFENYTPIVASAHEMMRQAMLLCEEAREMEKATDAVIRKPHKNDGTRVAKKTLISKPE, encoded by the coding sequence ATGGTTGTAAAAGTAGGAATTGCAAAACTCGGAAATATTGCCAGCGGCGTTATGGCAGAACTTCTCCTCGATGAGCGTGCAGACCGTGAAGATATGCAGACCTTCATGGCAACATCCGGTACCAAGCTTCAGCCTGAAGATATCGACCGTGTTGTTACCAACATGAAGGCATGGGGTCCGGACTTCTGCATTGTCGTCTCACCAAACGGAGTTCTCCCAGGTCCAAAGGGCGCACGTGAAGCACTTGCAGCTGCAGGTATCCCATGTGTTGTCATTACCGACGATATCACCACCAAGAAGGAAGAATGGGAAGCACTGAAGGCAAGCGAATTTGGATACGTCATCATGAAGGGTGACTCCATGATTGGTGCACGCCGTGAATTCCTTGACCCCATCGAAATGGCTGACTACAACGGAAACCTCATCAAAGTACTCTCCATTACCGGAGCATTCCGCAAACTTCAGGTTGCCCTCGATGAAGTCATCGACCAGGTAAAAGCAGGAAAGAAGGGCAAGGACCTTGCACTCCCCAAGCTCGTCATGACATCAGACAAGGCTGTTGAAGGCGAATTCAGCAACCCATATGCATATGCCAAGGCCCGTGCAGCATACGAAATCGCGCAGGCAGTAGCCGGTGTCAATGTCAAGGGTTGTTTCATGACCAAGGGCTTTGAGAACTACACCCCAATCGTTGCATCCGCACATGAGATGATGCGCCAGGCAATGCTCCTCTGTGAAGAAGCACGCGAGATGGAAAAGGCAACTGACGCTGTCATCCGCAAGCCGCACAAGAACGATGGAACCCGGGTTGCAAAGAAGACCCTCATCAGCAAACCAGAGTAA
- a CDS encoding galactose-1-phosphate uridylyltransferase produces MFLTSRHEHDSGFIEFRTDSLTGMRSRICPERLKRGIGVPDIPVYSSEGCPFCQGLVTEVTPVFPDGSRLIIGESITFPNLYPFASYHIVTVMTREHQVRSFTCDQIHDALMAQIQILENRSGYVSINWNFLPSAGASLPHPHLQGLADPVPDTLPMKYLEGSRDYFQKHARSWWSDLCSHEVTSKRFLDGLNLFWYAHPVPVGEKEIRCVLPGVTVSDFKKSVRSFSDDLVRVLDFYQDIGHGAWNLSVFFGQENQRNFFSAFAILIARINPNSLSTSDTAFMEKLHLEPVILTLPEDLGGLWRTNNGA; encoded by the coding sequence ATGTTTCTGACCAGTCGCCATGAACACGATAGCGGATTTATTGAGTTCAGGACTGATTCTCTCACCGGTATGAGATCACGCATCTGTCCGGAGCGCTTGAAACGCGGTATCGGAGTCCCAGATATTCCGGTTTATTCTTCAGAAGGGTGTCCCTTTTGTCAGGGTCTTGTAACTGAAGTAACGCCGGTGTTTCCTGATGGTTCCCGCCTGATTATTGGTGAGAGCATAACATTCCCGAACCTCTATCCCTTCGCATCATATCACATTGTCACTGTGATGACCAGGGAGCACCAGGTCCGCTCCTTCACCTGTGATCAGATTCATGATGCGCTCATGGCCCAGATACAGATCCTGGAAAATCGATCCGGATATGTCTCAATAAACTGGAATTTTCTCCCCTCCGCCGGTGCATCACTTCCTCACCCTCATCTCCAGGGTCTTGCTGATCCTGTTCCTGATACTCTTCCGATGAAGTATCTCGAGGGTTCACGGGATTATTTTCAGAAGCATGCCCGTTCCTGGTGGTCTGATCTCTGTTCGCATGAAGTAACCTCGAAACGATTTCTGGATGGATTGAATCTTTTCTGGTATGCTCATCCTGTTCCGGTCGGAGAAAAGGAGATACGGTGTGTCCTTCCTGGTGTAACCGTGTCAGATTTTAAAAAATCGGTTCGTTCATTTTCTGATGACCTCGTCCGTGTTCTTGATTTCTATCAGGATATCGGTCATGGGGCTTGGAATTTGTCTGTTTTCTTCGGGCAGGAGAATCAACGTAACTTTTTTTCTGCATTTGCCATTCTCATAGCACGCATAAATCCCAATTCGCTTTCAACATCTGACACGGCTTTTATGGAAAAACTTCATCTTGAACCGGTCATTCTGACTTTACCGGAAGATCTCGGTGGGCTGTGGCGTACGAATAATGGTGCGTAA
- a CDS encoding 5,10-methylenetetrahydromethanopterin reductase has product MSYGIEFVPGNITVKQVVNYCKLAESKDIDFAWITNHYNNRHCYPTLAAIAQETTTLKMGPGIMNAFTDTPAAMASFACTLNEISDGRAVMGIGPGDLSTLPKLAINPEKPVGRLEEAVVQMRKLWGGEEVKKSGMKFFDYDGAKLTGVSLPGKKGIPVYIGAQGPKVLELAGTIGDGALINASNPKDFDVAIPIIKAACEKVGKKGFDIGAYTAMSIDMNEKKARNAAKIVAAFIAAGSPEPLLQRHGLDLAKVANIKAALAKFDFKTAGENVDDATIDAFTIAGNPDTVKQKCEDLLKSGVTQIIFGSPLGPDMVNSIRLLGKYVV; this is encoded by the coding sequence TTGAGTTATGGAATAGAATTCGTTCCGGGAAACATTACCGTCAAACAGGTAGTCAACTACTGTAAGCTTGCAGAATCGAAAGATATCGATTTTGCATGGATCACCAACCACTATAACAACCGCCACTGCTACCCGACCCTTGCCGCAATTGCACAGGAAACCACCACCCTGAAGATGGGTCCGGGAATTATGAACGCCTTCACCGACACTCCGGCTGCAATGGCTTCATTTGCATGTACCCTGAATGAGATATCCGATGGCCGTGCAGTCATGGGTATCGGACCTGGTGACCTTTCAACCCTTCCAAAATTAGCCATCAATCCTGAGAAGCCGGTCGGCCGTCTCGAGGAGGCAGTTGTTCAGATGCGCAAACTCTGGGGCGGAGAAGAAGTAAAGAAGAGTGGGATGAAGTTCTTTGACTACGATGGCGCAAAGCTCACCGGTGTCAGCCTTCCTGGAAAGAAGGGAATTCCAGTCTATATCGGGGCCCAGGGGCCAAAAGTTCTCGAACTTGCCGGAACCATCGGAGACGGTGCCCTGATTAACGCATCCAACCCGAAGGACTTCGACGTTGCCATCCCAATTATCAAGGCAGCCTGTGAGAAGGTAGGCAAGAAGGGCTTTGACATTGGTGCATACACTGCAATGTCTATCGACATGAACGAGAAGAAGGCACGGAACGCAGCAAAGATTGTTGCCGCCTTCATCGCCGCCGGTTCACCAGAACCTCTCCTCCAGCGTCATGGACTCGATCTTGCCAAGGTTGCCAACATAAAAGCAGCACTTGCAAAGTTTGATTTTAAGACCGCAGGTGAGAATGTCGATGATGCAACTATTGACGCATTTACCATTGCAGGAAATCCGGACACTGTCAAGCAAAAGTGTGAGGACCTGTTAAAATCCGGTGTTACCCAGATCATCTTTGGTTCACCACTTGGTCCGGATATGGTAAACTCCATCCGTCTTCTCGGCAAATACGTCGTGTAA
- a CDS encoding tubulin/FtsZ family protein, whose product MRLLILGLGTAGSKIADAIIRPSGHSARCSDLHAIAVDNDPEILEHLTHIGEEAKFYFPKDDIEAPELLTTRFTIDEVKSKLKGFDVGTHDAVLVCAGLGGGLVSLVPHLVSIIRETMFEPVFALVTIPTEDEGESRLFRAMKNLQMIRPLVDGVIIFDNQLWLDKARGELAETTLEQRPVGIAEKFWIPGTSEKRGIEPYDLVNRHIARRIRLLVHAGEIQKGVPQTVLDSREILNTITGMSYITIGLAEEELPEHGRISILRQRSETRVGRQERAARIVKLAEKAVFRDISSYCDFSTAKKALILLSGPEEELSMKGYMAVRKWIDESIDGFEMRAGDIPVSSRQSNRVSVLIVFSGLKTVTRVQELYERFGQKRDDRE is encoded by the coding sequence ATGAGACTGCTGATTCTCGGGCTTGGGACTGCAGGAAGTAAGATAGCAGACGCAATTATCCGGCCATCTGGTCACTCCGCACGATGTTCAGACCTTCATGCCATTGCAGTTGACAATGACCCTGAAATTCTGGAGCATCTGACCCATATCGGAGAGGAGGCGAAATTTTACTTTCCTAAAGATGATATCGAAGCCCCGGAATTACTCACCACCAGATTTACCATCGATGAAGTAAAGTCGAAACTGAAAGGATTTGATGTGGGTACACACGATGCCGTTCTGGTATGTGCAGGCCTTGGAGGAGGACTGGTAAGTCTTGTTCCACACCTCGTCTCGATTATCAGGGAGACAATGTTTGAACCTGTCTTTGCCCTCGTCACCATCCCAACAGAAGATGAGGGGGAATCACGTCTTTTCAGGGCCATGAAGAACCTGCAAATGATCCGGCCTCTGGTTGACGGAGTCATCATCTTTGATAATCAACTCTGGCTTGACAAGGCACGGGGAGAACTAGCAGAAACGACCCTTGAGCAGCGGCCTGTCGGAATTGCAGAAAAATTCTGGATACCTGGAACATCTGAAAAGAGAGGTATCGAGCCATATGATCTTGTTAACCGGCATATTGCGCGAAGGATTCGGTTACTGGTGCATGCAGGTGAGATACAAAAGGGAGTTCCTCAGACCGTGCTGGACTCCCGCGAGATACTCAATACCATCACCGGCATGTCATACATCACCATCGGCCTTGCAGAAGAAGAGCTGCCGGAGCATGGCAGAATCAGCATTCTCAGGCAACGAAGCGAAACCCGTGTCGGGAGACAGGAACGGGCTGCCCGCATAGTCAAACTTGCAGAAAAGGCAGTGTTCCGCGACATATCATCATATTGTGATTTTTCAACCGCAAAAAAGGCTCTTATCCTGTTATCAGGCCCTGAAGAAGAGTTGTCCATGAAAGGCTACATGGCCGTGAGAAAATGGATCGATGAAAGTATTGACGGGTTTGAGATGCGGGCAGGCGATATACCGGTCTCATCCAGGCAGTCAAACCGTGTTTCAGTTCTCATTGTCTTCTCAGGTCTGAAGACCGTCACCAGAGTTCAGGAACTCTATGAACGCTTTGGACAAAAAAGAGATGATCGTGAATAA
- a CDS encoding DUF128 domain-containing protein: MIKTEHKYIEILRILKEHQEPMGAKRLSEMLAERGYVMTDRAVQYYLRYLDTRGFTEKVGNQGRILTPSGIMETDRALVDDRIGFVISKLERLAFRSTFDPATSTGDVAYNLTIVPDEILEPVSQMFDKVRDAGCSFFSGYSVIDRDPRVPSGHTGILTVCSITMDGVFQHNGIPVKVAYGGTIQIEDKKPVRFMNIIGYQGSTVDSLQLFLGAGLTSINQYINTGSGILLANVRQIPGAAEERSQTLIQEMQACGFRFPLMMGKGRIFNLLTDPHRISLVSYSGMNSIGGAVEAGYKLKTEIGAGTIPFSRVVDR; encoded by the coding sequence ATGATCAAGACCGAGCATAAATACATCGAAATTCTTCGCATCCTCAAGGAACACCAGGAACCGATGGGAGCCAAACGCCTGTCTGAAATGCTGGCAGAACGGGGCTATGTGATGACAGACCGTGCAGTTCAGTATTATTTGAGGTATCTTGATACCCGGGGTTTTACTGAAAAGGTTGGTAATCAGGGACGGATTCTCACCCCATCCGGGATCATGGAGACCGATCGTGCTCTTGTTGACGATCGGATCGGGTTTGTAATATCAAAACTTGAACGGCTCGCCTTTAGAAGTACCTTTGATCCAGCGACCTCTACCGGGGATGTGGCATATAATCTCACCATTGTCCCTGATGAAATACTTGAACCAGTCTCACAGATGTTTGACAAAGTCAGGGATGCAGGGTGTAGTTTCTTCTCCGGATATTCGGTAATTGACCGGGATCCACGGGTACCTTCGGGTCACACCGGTATTCTGACCGTCTGCAGCATTACCATGGACGGCGTTTTCCAGCATAATGGCATCCCGGTAAAGGTAGCCTATGGCGGGACAATTCAGATAGAAGATAAAAAACCGGTTCGGTTTATGAATATTATCGGGTACCAGGGCTCAACGGTCGACTCTCTTCAGCTCTTCCTCGGAGCTGGTCTCACTTCTATCAATCAGTATATCAACACCGGTTCAGGAATATTGCTGGCAAATGTCCGCCAGATCCCGGGTGCTGCCGAGGAGCGCAGTCAAACACTCATTCAGGAGATGCAGGCCTGCGGGTTTCGGTTTCCCCTTATGATGGGAAAGGGGAGGATTTTTAATCTGCTCACCGATCCTCATCGGATCTCACTGGTGTCATATTCTGGCATGAATTCGATAGGTGGCGCCGTGGAAGCAGGTTATAAATTAAAGACTGAGATTGGTGCCGGTACGATCCCCTTTTCACGTGTCGTCGATCGATAA
- a CDS encoding dCTP deaminase: MILSSQSIRARLQLSAEEGGIILRPYAEESQQPASYDLRASEPSVIRRNMMTLLASKEWVELPVDIAATLRCRSSFARRGIFISGGFVDPGFRGHLTLCLYNCGTEDVSVQEGDRIVQMVFQQVDAPGAGYSGRYQDSHGVVTAR, translated from the coding sequence ATGATCCTGTCATCGCAGTCAATTCGTGCCCGTCTCCAGTTATCTGCTGAAGAAGGAGGTATTATTCTCAGGCCTTATGCAGAGGAGAGTCAGCAACCCGCCTCCTATGACCTGCGAGCATCAGAACCCTCCGTCATCCGGAGGAATATGATGACGCTTCTTGCAAGTAAGGAATGGGTTGAACTTCCTGTTGATATTGCAGCCACACTCCGGTGTCGTTCCTCATTTGCACGGCGCGGAATTTTCATCAGTGGAGGGTTTGTGGATCCCGGCTTTCGCGGTCATCTCACCTTATGTCTGTATAATTGTGGAACAGAAGATGTATCTGTGCAGGAAGGCGACAGAATAGTGCAGATGGTCTTTCAACAGGTAGACGCACCTGGTGCCGGGTATTCCGGCAGGTATCAGGACAGTCATGGGGTGGTAACAGCACGATGA
- a CDS encoding carboxypeptidase-like regulatory domain-containing protein, producing MHFSAVCIVSLCLVLSLCLVSGSSVMVIVFEQSDRTVLIPEAIIYADGKIAGKTDVNGAYNLSFEGHLPNIRVVKGGYTEWTGSPTENDTAILVPLLVRNSTLHVEVFDADTLIPVQDAYIVVTSEDGIRYEARSGFEGKASLGLRADQVYSLEINAPNFQAIHDTVVTGGDSTTVQYSLVRNDRISIRVLDSVSSYPIQSAHIEADGIKIGTTNDRGILISNISRNVEHIFDISADGYEPSHVSRTISFEDQVVDFPLVKAKSTIFVSVYNRDQKPLSNASVQMDGIMIGDTNEFGRLMIPSLEIRPYEFIVNRDGYKRNTLTFTPGKETSELVVVLESEFIDLEAKVIDAYGAPLREVSVFLLGDAQETLNSCETDLNGTCMLPAIEGKMYRIKAEKGGYYPNSTSANTETNPNTIVLHNPATVSNGSSAPFPFIPVAATLILLIAGAGLFMFLSKRQRPRRRSHSNRRKSL from the coding sequence ATGCATTTTTCCGCTGTATGTATCGTCAGTCTATGTCTGGTCCTGTCACTGTGCCTTGTTTCCGGCTCTTCGGTGATGGTCATTGTATTTGAACAGTCTGACAGAACTGTGCTGATACCTGAAGCGATAATTTATGCAGATGGAAAAATTGCAGGGAAAACTGATGTGAACGGCGCATATAACCTGAGTTTTGAAGGGCATCTGCCAAATATCAGGGTTGTAAAGGGTGGCTATACCGAATGGACCGGATCACCGACAGAGAATGATACTGCGATTCTGGTTCCGCTTCTGGTCCGAAACAGCACTCTCCATGTGGAGGTATTTGATGCTGACACGCTCATACCTGTGCAGGATGCATATATCGTTGTGACCAGCGAGGATGGAATCAGGTATGAGGCCCGTTCCGGGTTTGAAGGGAAGGCCTCCCTTGGTCTACGGGCAGATCAGGTATACAGCCTTGAGATAAATGCCCCGAATTTTCAGGCAATTCATGATACCGTTGTAACCGGGGGGGATTCAACAACAGTCCAGTACTCCCTTGTCCGAAATGACAGAATCTCAATTCGAGTGCTGGATTCTGTGAGTTCATATCCGATTCAGTCAGCTCATATTGAGGCTGATGGGATTAAGATTGGAACAACGAATGATCGGGGGATACTCATCTCAAATATTAGCAGAAATGTAGAACATATTTTTGATATCTCTGCCGACGGGTATGAGCCGTCACATGTTTCCAGAACCATCTCGTTTGAGGATCAGGTGGTCGATTTCCCCCTGGTAAAGGCAAAATCTACTATTTTTGTTTCAGTGTATAACAGAGATCAAAAACCCCTGTCCAATGCATCTGTTCAGATGGATGGGATCATGATTGGTGATACCAATGAATTTGGCAGGCTGATGATCCCGTCACTTGAGATCAGGCCATATGAATTCATTGTGAACCGTGATGGCTATAAAAGAAATACCCTGACCTTTACTCCTGGGAAAGAGACTAGTGAACTCGTAGTAGTGCTTGAAAGTGAGTTCATCGACCTTGAAGCAAAGGTCATTGATGCGTATGGTGCTCCGTTGCGGGAAGTGTCAGTGTTTCTTCTTGGAGATGCCCAGGAAACCCTGAACTCATGTGAGACGGATCTGAACGGAACATGCATGCTCCCTGCAATCGAAGGAAAAATGTATCGCATCAAAGCAGAAAAAGGAGGCTATTATCCCAATTCAACATCTGCAAATACAGAAACGAACCCAAATACCATAGTGCTTCATAATCCTGCCACAGTCAGCAATGGTTCCTCTGCTCCCTTTCCATTCATTCCTGTAGCAGCAACATTGATTCTCCTTATTGCCGGTGCAGGCCTTTTTATGTTCTTATCAAAAAGACAACGGCCTCGCAGAAGAAGTCACAGCAACCGAAGAAAATCGTTGTAA